The Vibrio chagasii genome includes a region encoding these proteins:
- a CDS encoding class I SAM-dependent methyltransferase, translating to MDYLSINKEAWDKRTKVHVESEFYDIASFKNGRCSLNPIELKQVGNVQGKSLLHLQCHFGQDTLSWARLGAEVTGVDLSANAIKHANSLKKALDLKADFIESDVVQFGHENKQQFDVVFTSYGVLCWLPNLVDWAQTIAKSLKVGGEFHLVEFHTFHDLLSGYSYFPDRAPDVEEGGTYTENCDGTKSTTVTWSHPISEVINALIDTGLKIESFSEHPYSPYNCFDDLESVPNLGYQMLYKGRQIPLLYSIKARKVA from the coding sequence ATGGATTATTTGAGTATAAATAAAGAAGCATGGGATAAAAGAACCAAGGTACACGTTGAATCGGAGTTCTATGATATCGCATCATTTAAGAATGGTAGATGTTCTCTAAATCCAATCGAGCTAAAACAAGTAGGAAATGTTCAAGGAAAGTCTCTATTGCACCTACAGTGTCATTTTGGTCAAGATACCTTGTCTTGGGCTCGCTTAGGTGCAGAGGTCACAGGTGTCGATTTATCTGCTAATGCAATCAAGCATGCTAATTCACTAAAAAAGGCTTTGGATTTAAAAGCGGATTTTATTGAAAGTGATGTTGTTCAATTTGGTCATGAAAATAAGCAACAATTCGATGTCGTATTTACTTCATACGGTGTGTTGTGTTGGCTACCCAACTTAGTTGATTGGGCACAGACTATTGCCAAGTCACTAAAAGTCGGCGGGGAGTTTCACCTAGTTGAGTTCCATACGTTTCATGACTTGCTATCTGGCTACTCGTATTTTCCGGATAGAGCGCCTGACGTTGAAGAGGGCGGCACTTATACAGAAAACTGCGATGGTACAAAATCAACTACGGTTACTTGGTCTCATCCAATAAGTGAGGTTATAAACGCCTTAATCGATACAGGTTTAAAGATTGAGTCTTTCTCTGAGCATCCATATAGCCCATATAACTGTTTTGATGATTTGGAGTCAGTACCAAACTTGGGATACCAAATGTTGTATAAAGGTCGACAGATTCCTTTGTTATATTCAATCAAAGCGCGAAAAGTCGCCTAA
- a CDS encoding IS110 family RNA-guided transposase gives MKNLIIGVDLVAKVIQVCVYADKKAQSNREMTPKQFSAYLSNLSPSLVVFEACASSNYWNQIATSLGHTSKLISSRLVKAVRQNQKTDKNDALAIIQASQLPEVTFVSGKTNSQQQAQSMLKLREQAVKQRTALKNQLIGLMREFNLPVSRNHQGFTQSIELILEDADNELTADFRHMLKVSLDLYLVLCEAIDTYDHSLDQWIRSIQECQKLMKIEGIGKLNAVHLYIALASGELGQFKKGKDVSACIGLTPLQHSSGGKAKLGHIDKRKNSTLRSLLITGAMSVVQQVVKRDAKTKKEQWLQALVVRRGKKCAAVALANKTVRTAFAMLKSDTEYRASML, from the coding sequence ATGAAAAATCTCATTATTGGCGTTGATCTAGTCGCTAAGGTTATTCAAGTTTGCGTTTACGCAGATAAAAAGGCGCAATCTAATCGAGAAATGACACCGAAACAGTTCAGCGCTTATCTCAGTAATCTGTCACCCTCTCTGGTGGTGTTTGAAGCTTGCGCAAGCTCTAATTATTGGAATCAAATTGCCACATCTTTAGGCCACACTTCGAAGTTAATTTCCTCTCGTTTGGTTAAAGCGGTTCGTCAGAATCAAAAAACAGATAAGAATGACGCTTTAGCGATCATTCAAGCCTCACAGTTACCTGAAGTAACTTTCGTTTCTGGTAAGACGAATAGCCAACAGCAAGCGCAATCAATGCTGAAATTACGAGAGCAAGCTGTTAAACAACGGACGGCATTAAAAAATCAATTAATAGGATTGATGAGGGAGTTTAATCTTCCAGTCTCGAGGAACCATCAAGGCTTTACTCAATCGATAGAGCTGATTTTGGAAGACGCGGACAATGAGCTAACAGCTGATTTTAGGCATATGCTGAAAGTGTCACTCGACTTATATTTGGTTTTGTGCGAAGCCATTGATACTTATGATCATTCCCTTGATCAATGGATAAGGTCAATCCAAGAATGCCAAAAGTTAATGAAGATTGAAGGTATCGGTAAGTTAAACGCAGTTCATTTGTACATTGCTTTGGCATCAGGAGAACTTGGTCAGTTTAAAAAGGGAAAAGATGTTTCCGCTTGTATTGGCTTAACACCACTCCAACATTCTTCTGGTGGTAAAGCGAAGTTGGGACATATTGATAAACGGAAAAACTCAACGTTGCGCAGCCTATTAATTACTGGCGCAATGTCTGTGGTTCAGCAAGTCGTAAAACGCGATGCTAAAACAAAGAAAGAACAGTGGCTACAAGCATTAGTAGTACGTAGAGGTAAAAAATGTGCAGCGGTAGCGCTGGCAAATAAAACAGTTCGTACCGCTTTTGCTATGCTTAAATCTGATACGGAGTATAGAGCATCTATGCTCTGA
- a CDS encoding IS110 family RNA-guided transposase gives MNTNTLQNINIGVDTGKSQLDIYIRPLDIYFTVPNTDKGISDAIKAIKKHKPQRVVIEATGRLEMPFILACDKAKLPYVVANPLRIKRFAEAIDQRAKNDRLDAALIAHYAERVQPELTKLKSENIRLMSDLVTRRNQLLTMQTMERNRLQILPKNILSTITPILTALKNQLEKVEAKIEKLIESCPEYQAKNTILQSMPGVGKILAASLISNVPELGFITNKQASSLIGVAPITRESGRFKGKRMIKGSRPQVRTVMYMAMMSAIQCNPVFKATYERLLAAGKPKKVAIVACMRKMVVTLNSMLRDGAMWNKDSVKN, from the coding sequence ATGAATACAAACACACTTCAAAACATTAATATTGGCGTTGATACTGGTAAGTCACAATTAGATATCTATATCCGTCCACTCGACATTTACTTCACCGTACCAAACACCGATAAAGGCATCAGCGATGCCATCAAAGCAATTAAGAAACACAAACCTCAACGCGTCGTTATCGAGGCTACAGGTCGATTAGAAATGCCCTTCATACTCGCCTGTGATAAAGCCAAATTGCCTTATGTCGTTGCCAATCCACTACGTATTAAAAGGTTTGCTGAAGCCATTGATCAACGAGCTAAGAACGACCGTTTAGATGCCGCGCTCATCGCACATTATGCCGAACGAGTTCAGCCCGAACTTACCAAGCTAAAAAGCGAAAACATACGCCTTATGAGTGACTTAGTCACAAGGCGGAACCAACTACTCACCATGCAAACCATGGAAAGAAACCGACTACAAATATTACCCAAAAACATCTTATCGACTATTACTCCGATTCTAACCGCTCTAAAAAATCAGCTTGAAAAAGTAGAGGCAAAGATAGAAAAGCTGATTGAGAGCTGCCCTGAGTATCAAGCTAAGAACACCATCCTTCAAAGCATGCCTGGCGTAGGAAAGATCCTAGCCGCCTCCCTAATTAGCAATGTACCCGAACTCGGTTTTATCACTAACAAGCAAGCCTCTTCTCTCATTGGCGTCGCACCTATAACAAGAGAGAGCGGACGCTTCAAAGGCAAACGGATGATAAAAGGAAGTCGGCCTCAAGTTAGAACAGTCATGTACATGGCAATGATGTCGGCTATCCAATGCAACCCTGTATTTAAGGCTACTTATGAACGATTACTTGCGGCAGGAAAACCTAAAAAAGTAGCGATAGTTGCCTGCATGAGAAAGATGGTTGTAACACTCAATTCAATGCTAAGAGACGGCGCAATGTGGAATAAAGATAGCGTCAAAAATTAA
- a CDS encoding alpha/beta hydrolase has translation MTKYLEAGIRELVEEFESNGKPCPSAQTIVDRRAGYIGSAVLAGESPKIESEYLDVINSIPVKIYKPTDEVNLPITVYFHGGCFISGGFGTHDAQLRQIALLSNSIVICIQYRLAPEHAYPAAHDDVYQAVLGIKEQAHKYGGDSEQLVFVGDSAGGQLALATTLRLKKLEQWLPRQQILIYPMLDPTGNSKSYRENGSDYIITANMLLSGFELYANCSSKEIVEPELNLLNRDFSGLPITTIITAEFDPLRDEGEHLYKLMLSQGVEAYCERYLGVIHGFFQLSGVCNSAKRCISAISNQIKN, from the coding sequence ATGACCAAGTACTTAGAAGCTGGCATCAGAGAGCTAGTCGAAGAATTTGAATCTAATGGCAAACCTTGCCCTTCAGCACAAACAATTGTTGATCGCCGGGCAGGCTATATTGGTAGCGCTGTACTAGCTGGTGAAAGTCCTAAAATTGAAAGCGAATACTTAGATGTAATTAATAGTATTCCGGTTAAGATTTACAAGCCTACAGATGAAGTGAACTTACCTATAACGGTCTATTTTCATGGAGGCTGTTTCATCAGTGGTGGCTTTGGTACACATGATGCTCAGCTAAGACAAATTGCTCTTCTATCCAACTCGATAGTTATTTGCATTCAATACAGGCTTGCACCTGAACATGCTTATCCAGCAGCACACGATGATGTATACCAAGCTGTACTCGGTATTAAGGAGCAAGCGCACAAGTATGGGGGGGATTCAGAGCAATTAGTATTTGTTGGCGATAGCGCCGGAGGGCAATTAGCTTTGGCTACGACGCTTAGATTGAAAAAGCTAGAGCAGTGGTTACCTCGTCAGCAAATTCTTATTTATCCAATGCTGGATCCAACAGGCAATTCGAAAAGTTATAGAGAAAATGGTTCAGATTATATTATAACGGCAAATATGCTTCTTTCTGGTTTCGAGTTATACGCGAATTGCAGCTCTAAAGAAATTGTTGAGCCAGAGCTCAACCTTTTAAACAGAGACTTCAGCGGTTTGCCCATCACAACTATTATTACCGCGGAGTTTGACCCGCTACGTGATGAGGGGGAGCACTTATACAAGTTGATGCTTTCACAAGGCGTAGAGGCTTACTGCGAACGTTATTTGGGTGTGATTCATGGTTTCTTTCAGTTGTCCGGCGTTTGTAATTCGGCAAAACGCTGTATTAGTGCAATTTCAAACCAAATAAAAAATTAG
- a CDS encoding GNAT family N-acetyltransferase, with translation MIKTERLELRKFTQQDRSEVIKLLGNSDFMAFSPTGAMTHEQADTRFEELVSAFQYKGIGKFCVVERRTGELVGYCGVESFNHKGESVVELGYRLKVSARGKGYAFEASSAVLSFANQIGYTKILAITEPENMPSQHILLKLGFKACGDGSYQNMPVQYFEKCI, from the coding sequence GTGATTAAAACGGAGCGTTTAGAGCTCAGAAAATTTACGCAGCAAGACCGTAGTGAAGTTATAAAATTACTTGGTAATTCTGATTTTATGGCGTTTTCTCCAACTGGCGCAATGACACATGAGCAAGCAGATACGCGTTTTGAAGAGCTTGTTAGTGCATTTCAATATAAAGGTATTGGAAAGTTTTGTGTTGTGGAACGCAGGACTGGCGAGCTAGTTGGTTATTGTGGGGTAGAATCATTTAACCATAAAGGCGAAAGTGTAGTTGAACTTGGATATCGGCTTAAGGTTTCAGCTCGGGGTAAAGGGTATGCATTCGAAGCAAGTTCTGCCGTTCTTTCTTTTGCTAATCAAATTGGTTATACGAAAATTCTTGCTATAACTGAACCTGAAAACATGCCTTCGCAGCACATACTTCTTAAACTTGGGTTCAAGGCGTGTGGTGACGGTTCCTATCAAAATATGCCAGTTCAGTACTTCGAAAAATGCATATAA
- a CDS encoding IS110 family RNA-guided transposase, producing MSKDSIIFIGLDTHKSFIQVAVLQEHRGANPQQLGRIKSNKAALIKLAKQLQSKYPKATLHFVYEAGPCGYWTYRLITSLGHCCYVVAPSLIPKKPGDRVKTDKRDAAKLAKLLKAEELTPIYVPEAEDEAIRDLSRARETAMKDLKDAKFQLKGFLLRNNIQATVNDNWSKKHLRWLTDLILPHHSQQIVLQEMIITINERIQRLQRLDNELLHQVKNWRYYPVVKAIQAMRGVRLLVALGTIAELGDLRRFDHPRKLMAYLGLVPTENSSGGKTRRGSLTKCGNSRARRLLVEGAHTYKHKANISVELQLRQEGLPKEIVDIAWQAQQRLCRRYQRLLQKGKHRNVVVVAIAREMIAYIWAIAREVVISDVDPRTRIARLPA from the coding sequence ATGAGTAAAGATAGCATAATTTTCATTGGCTTAGATACGCATAAGTCATTTATTCAAGTCGCTGTTTTACAAGAACATCGAGGGGCAAACCCACAACAGTTAGGCCGTATTAAATCCAATAAGGCCGCGCTAATTAAATTGGCCAAGCAACTGCAATCCAAGTATCCAAAAGCCACTCTGCACTTTGTCTATGAAGCAGGACCATGTGGTTACTGGACTTATCGCCTGATTACGAGCCTTGGACACTGCTGCTATGTCGTCGCTCCATCACTTATACCTAAGAAGCCAGGCGATAGAGTTAAAACTGACAAACGAGACGCAGCAAAGCTCGCCAAGCTGTTAAAAGCCGAAGAGCTTACACCCATCTATGTACCAGAAGCCGAAGATGAAGCTATTCGAGATCTCTCGCGTGCCAGAGAAACGGCAATGAAAGATCTCAAAGACGCAAAGTTCCAACTCAAAGGCTTTCTTCTTCGCAATAATATCCAAGCGACGGTGAATGATAACTGGTCTAAAAAGCATCTACGGTGGCTGACCGATCTCATTCTTCCTCACCATAGTCAACAAATCGTCTTGCAAGAGATGATCATTACTATCAATGAGCGGATACAGCGGCTGCAACGACTCGATAATGAACTGCTCCATCAGGTCAAAAACTGGCGATACTATCCTGTTGTGAAAGCCATTCAAGCTATGCGGGGTGTAAGGTTACTCGTAGCTCTTGGCACAATAGCTGAGCTGGGTGACTTACGGCGGTTCGACCATCCAAGAAAGCTTATGGCTTACCTTGGGCTTGTTCCAACAGAAAACTCCAGTGGAGGGAAAACTCGTCGTGGCAGCTTAACAAAGTGTGGCAACAGTCGAGCCAGACGGTTACTCGTTGAAGGCGCACACACCTATAAGCATAAAGCGAACATATCTGTAGAGCTGCAACTAAGGCAAGAAGGGCTGCCTAAAGAGATAGTTGATATCGCTTGGCAAGCCCAGCAAAGGTTATGTCGTCGTTACCAACGACTACTACAAAAAGGTAAACACCGAAATGTCGTTGTGGTCGCCATCGCAAGAGAGATGATCGCTTACATCTGGGCCATTGCGCGTGAAGTTGTCATCAGCGATGTGGATCCTAGAACTCGAATCGCTCGTTTACCGGCATGA
- a CDS encoding class I SAM-dependent methyltransferase — MEYNSPISPSCIDNLLDELWLNEDSLVLDVGCGNGELIKRVIEKFNCRAVVIDNDELEIAKAKENLESYLDQITFHTSAFKDVELPRGAFDACFSLGSTHAFGDVGEALDNALSDMKSLIVSNGVIVLGDAYWRKEPDEEYLLATGIDPLELRSNLKNIEAGNQLGLECVYVVHSSYQDWDTFESSFWLASERELLLDPANIELLDKVKTIRHWKDAYLKWGRETMGFALYLFINSTHRPT, encoded by the coding sequence ATGGAATATAACAGCCCCATTAGCCCAAGTTGTATAGATAACTTACTAGATGAGCTATGGCTAAATGAGGACTCTTTAGTCTTAGATGTTGGTTGTGGTAATGGCGAGTTAATTAAAAGAGTTATAGAAAAATTTAATTGTCGGGCGGTAGTCATTGATAACGATGAATTGGAAATCGCTAAAGCAAAGGAAAATCTGGAATCATATTTGGACCAAATTACCTTTCATACATCTGCATTCAAAGATGTTGAGTTGCCTAGGGGCGCATTTGATGCGTGTTTTAGCTTAGGCTCTACTCATGCTTTTGGCGATGTTGGTGAAGCTTTAGACAATGCATTATCTGACATGAAATCACTTATAGTTTCCAATGGCGTAATTGTACTTGGGGATGCGTATTGGCGAAAAGAGCCAGATGAGGAATACTTACTCGCAACAGGTATTGATCCTTTAGAATTAAGGTCAAACTTAAAAAATATAGAAGCAGGCAATCAGTTAGGCCTCGAATGCGTTTATGTTGTTCACTCTTCCTATCAAGATTGGGACACATTTGAAAGTTCGTTTTGGTTGGCATCCGAACGAGAGTTGCTACTAGATCCTGCGAATATTGAGTTGTTGGACAAAGTCAAAACGATACGACACTGGAAAGATGCGTACTTAAAGTGGGGACGTGAAACAATGGGTTTTGCACTATACCTGTTTATTAACTCTACACACCGACCCACTTAA
- a CDS encoding GFA family protein, whose amino-acid sequence MSYVETNCLCGAVKIKAKSINPNFTVCHCQSCRTWGGAPFFAVKCGTQVKIEGQNKVKMYKSSSWASRGFCLECGTHLFYKFKETGEYNMPVGLFPNLEGLKMDMQYFSDMRPSYYCFANETNEMTTEEIMSYFADKV is encoded by the coding sequence ATGTCTTACGTAGAGACTAACTGTCTATGTGGCGCTGTAAAAATCAAAGCAAAAAGCATCAACCCTAACTTTACAGTTTGTCATTGTCAGTCGTGTCGAACTTGGGGAGGTGCACCATTTTTCGCAGTTAAATGTGGAACTCAAGTCAAAATTGAGGGGCAAAACAAAGTAAAAATGTACAAGTCATCCTCTTGGGCCTCTCGTGGTTTCTGTCTGGAGTGCGGCACTCATTTGTTTTACAAGTTCAAAGAAACAGGTGAATACAATATGCCTGTAGGTCTGTTCCCAAACTTAGAAGGTTTGAAAATGGACATGCAATACTTTAGCGACATGCGTCCAAGCTATTACTGCTTTGCCAACGAGACTAATGAAATGACTACAGAAGAAATCATGTCTTATTTTGCGGACAAGGTGTAA
- a CDS encoding lipocalin-like domain-containing protein, with protein sequence MKLSKEILVGVWSLDEFIIHRESGEMFNWPGKQNGTLIYTDNGFVSVAQNRDPLTNPTDEDKKRESNFYTATYELDLENNRVFHFGLQSSVKSVIGERMEREVKLLKDGRLWLSGKGLKERVTLVWSKVDTTQTVQG encoded by the coding sequence GTGAAACTATCAAAGGAAATTCTGGTTGGTGTTTGGTCTTTAGATGAGTTCATCATCCATAGAGAATCAGGTGAAATGTTTAATTGGCCGGGGAAACAAAACGGTACTCTAATTTATACAGACAACGGGTTTGTTAGCGTCGCACAGAATAGAGATCCACTAACTAATCCTACAGACGAAGATAAAAAGAGAGAATCAAACTTTTATACAGCTACTTATGAATTAGATTTAGAGAACAATCGTGTGTTTCACTTTGGGCTTCAGTCTAGCGTGAAATCTGTTATAGGTGAACGTATGGAGCGTGAAGTTAAGCTACTAAAAGATGGTCGATTATGGTTATCTGGTAAAGGGCTAAAAGAGCGAGTCACACTCGTATGGTCAAAAGTTGATACCACGCAAACTGTTCAAGGGTGA
- a CDS encoding transglutaminase-like domain-containing protein: MLINDYTENTEFTELTNDLLDIRKISDDIVGICKFVQGNLIHSYWLEHYGVEADPLNKLTEMQTRYAKDLVSLAMSKSGEPSHVFKKPNHRVISICRDFSLLVCAVLRAKGIPARLRSGFATYLAQNHFEDHWVCEYWNKEKGWIAVDAQLDDIHRQVLNFEFDPCDVPSSSFILAGRAWKLCRQNAESDENFGFRDFKGLAFIKGSLIRDLYALSKFEMHTWDTGWGILPKFITPISGEWELTLLDELAEVSCSSDSVKALELVKSCNEIRLPSGWDCSQFPTLSELYASL, translated from the coding sequence ATGCTTATCAATGACTATACCGAAAACACGGAGTTTACAGAGCTAACTAATGACCTGTTAGACATCCGTAAAATATCTGATGATATAGTGGGTATATGTAAGTTTGTTCAAGGGAATCTTATTCACTCATATTGGTTAGAGCACTACGGTGTTGAGGCTGATCCGTTAAACAAGCTGACCGAAATGCAGACTCGGTATGCTAAAGATTTAGTCTCTTTAGCAATGTCGAAATCAGGTGAGCCTTCACACGTTTTCAAGAAACCAAACCATAGAGTGATCAGTATTTGTAGAGACTTTTCACTATTAGTTTGCGCAGTATTGAGAGCAAAAGGAATACCAGCGAGACTAAGGAGTGGCTTTGCGACTTATTTAGCTCAAAACCATTTTGAAGATCACTGGGTATGTGAGTATTGGAACAAAGAAAAAGGGTGGATAGCCGTCGATGCTCAGTTAGACGATATTCATCGCCAAGTCTTGAACTTTGAATTTGATCCGTGTGATGTACCGTCATCAAGCTTTATCCTAGCTGGGCGGGCTTGGAAGCTATGTCGTCAAAACGCTGAGTCTGATGAAAATTTTGGTTTTCGAGATTTCAAAGGATTAGCCTTTATCAAAGGGAGCCTAATTCGAGACTTATATGCATTATCAAAATTTGAAATGCATACGTGGGATACCGGTTGGGGCATACTGCCTAAATTTATAACCCCTATTTCTGGAGAGTGGGAATTAACTCTGCTAGACGAACTTGCAGAGGTCAGTTGTTCTTCAGATAGTGTTAAAGCTCTTGAGTTAGTGAAGTCGTGTAATGAAATAAGGCTTCCAAGCGGCTGGGATTGTTCTCAGTTTCCGACATTGAGTGAGCTCTATGCTTCACTGTAG
- a CDS encoding HAD family hydrolase produces MSSERIKNIVFDIGNVVVRWSPEEIIRLTFGDCASAEEKAKSVFQSDIWLNLNKGLLSENDAKTQYRDVLGFTELECERLFYYVKQTQILIYGSVELIRRCKSAGYRVFALTDNVHEIVSHLKATYTFWDLFEGAIVSAEVGLLKPQVEIYESLLYQYGLEASETVFIDDMPYNVAGAESVGMNAILFKNTYQCAQALKALGVQH; encoded by the coding sequence GTGAGTTCTGAAAGGATAAAAAATATTGTTTTCGACATCGGCAATGTCGTCGTTCGTTGGTCACCTGAAGAGATTATTCGTCTTACTTTTGGAGATTGCGCATCAGCAGAAGAGAAAGCGAAGTCTGTATTTCAGTCTGATATTTGGTTAAATCTAAACAAAGGGCTGTTATCTGAAAATGATGCAAAAACCCAATACCGTGATGTGCTAGGTTTCACTGAATTAGAATGTGAACGTCTATTTTACTACGTTAAGCAAACCCAAATCTTGATTTATGGCTCCGTAGAGCTTATTAGACGTTGTAAATCTGCAGGTTATAGAGTTTTTGCATTGACTGATAACGTCCATGAAATTGTTTCTCATTTAAAAGCAACATATACATTTTGGGACTTATTTGAAGGCGCTATTGTTTCCGCTGAGGTTGGTCTACTTAAACCTCAAGTTGAAATATACGAATCATTGCTCTATCAGTATGGCTTAGAGGCATCAGAAACCGTTTTCATTGATGATATGCCATATAATGTGGCTGGCGCAGAGTCAGTTGGTATGAACGCAATTCTCTTTAAAAACACTTATCAATGTGCACAAGCTTTGAAAGCACTGGGTGTCCAACATTGA
- a CDS encoding nucleotidyltransferase domain-containing protein yields MRSVCSAFMVESDVVAAVLLGSLAAGKGDRVSDADILIFTKNNFHKSANKCFSVFEHDKEIFYLLDGFHNDNAYFKKYIFNDLTSTEVHCLDLSEPFSISKPFKVLFDKTGIIEQRVTSEPAPKHEDFPAYTNGDKGLTWELFDCIKWMSRGNHELAKNHLKKLVDKLKPTA; encoded by the coding sequence ATTCGCTCTGTTTGCTCAGCCTTTATGGTAGAAAGTGACGTAGTAGCGGCTGTGCTATTAGGCTCATTAGCAGCAGGGAAAGGTGACCGAGTTTCGGATGCTGATATTCTTATTTTTACGAAGAACAACTTCCATAAATCTGCCAATAAGTGCTTCTCAGTTTTTGAACACGACAAGGAAATATTTTACCTACTTGACGGCTTTCACAATGATAATGCTTACTTTAAAAAGTATATCTTCAATGATTTAACGAGTACCGAAGTTCACTGCTTAGATTTGAGTGAACCGTTCAGTATTTCAAAGCCATTCAAAGTACTATTCGATAAAACAGGCATCATCGAACAAAGGGTAACCAGTGAACCCGCTCCAAAGCATGAGGATTTTCCTGCCTATACGAATGGTGATAAAGGCCTTACTTGGGAACTTTTTGATTGCATTAAGTGGATGAGTCGAGGGAACCATGAGTTGGCTAAGAACCATTTAAAGAAGCTTGTCGATAAACTTAAACCGACTGCATAA
- a CDS encoding GNAT family N-acetyltransferase, protein MDIVFTHSPSPQDIDQIYQGLGDFNRRFIPEITDESFAIFVRDKSGEILGGLTGFIYMTSVQIRFLWLTEKERNQGYGAALIRKIEMYCKEREIRNIAVDTYTFQAPDFYESHGFKEVGRYKDYLKEGVDKIFYQKVLIDD, encoded by the coding sequence TTGGATATCGTTTTTACTCACTCGCCGAGCCCTCAAGATATCGATCAGATTTACCAAGGGCTAGGTGATTTCAATCGAAGATTTATACCAGAAATCACAGATGAGTCTTTTGCTATTTTTGTTCGCGATAAATCAGGAGAAATTCTCGGAGGTTTAACTGGTTTTATCTATATGACTTCAGTTCAAATTAGATTTTTGTGGTTAACAGAAAAGGAAAGAAATCAGGGGTATGGAGCTGCACTAATACGAAAGATAGAGATGTATTGTAAAGAGCGAGAAATACGTAATATTGCAGTTGACACTTATACGTTCCAAGCCCCCGACTTTTATGAGTCTCATGGTTTCAAGGAAGTAGGTCGTTATAAGGACTATTTGAAAGAAGGAGTAGACAAAATCTTTTATCAAAAAGTATTAATAGACGACTAA
- a CDS encoding alpha/beta hydrolase family protein, giving the protein MEGVLVEKVVLGEIVHLLYCNKEWVKSPLVIICHGWNNDKYEGSNLALNLALQGYSVICFDSDSHGERNDGNAQSMDSHARFIKRVTQVIKQNANDIDTLIKHYQEDIRIDPSRIALVGISMGALSTFYSLTQNNQIKVAVPILGSPDFVGLEKFALKADSDNKTFNEDEKLAIRYMKEIDPCLYLLENESRPMLIINGERDDWVPAKFAKDFFEKVKSKYDKNNTEIAFNLADESHYFSNDMRDHTICWLNKHL; this is encoded by the coding sequence ATGGAAGGTGTTTTAGTCGAAAAAGTTGTTTTAGGTGAGATTGTACACTTGCTTTATTGCAATAAAGAGTGGGTGAAAAGCCCTTTAGTCATCATCTGTCATGGTTGGAACAATGATAAGTATGAAGGTTCTAATTTGGCGTTAAACCTAGCTCTCCAGGGTTATTCAGTCATCTGTTTTGATTCAGATAGCCACGGTGAGAGGAATGATGGCAATGCTCAGAGCATGGATAGCCACGCGCGTTTTATTAAAAGGGTGACACAGGTTATCAAGCAGAACGCAAACGACATTGATACACTTATTAAGCATTATCAAGAAGATATTCGGATTGACCCATCAAGGATAGCACTTGTCGGCATTTCAATGGGGGCACTGTCTACATTCTATTCGCTGACTCAAAATAACCAGATTAAAGTTGCGGTGCCTATTCTTGGTTCTCCTGATTTCGTCGGTTTGGAGAAGTTCGCATTAAAAGCAGATTCGGACAATAAGACTTTCAACGAAGACGAAAAGTTAGCAATTAGGTATATGAAAGAGATCGATCCATGTTTGTATCTTCTTGAAAATGAAAGTCGCCCAATGCTAATTATAAATGGCGAGAGAGATGATTGGGTTCCAGCCAAGTTCGCGAAAGACTTTTTTGAAAAGGTTAAGAGTAAATACGATAAAAATAATACTGAAATTGCGTTCAATTTGGCTGACGAATCACATTATTTTTCGAATGATATGCGTGATCATACGATATGTTGGTTGAATAAACATCTGTAA